A genomic window from Rhodococcus sp. KBS0724 includes:
- a CDS encoding VOC family protein: MMNPTVSGPSFLALQVRDIDAAAEFYESKLGLVRAPQSPPGAVVFATTPVAFAVRNPLPGTDLDSGQPGLGVALWLACDDAEGLHARLAADGVSILTEPFDGPFGRTFVFRDPEGYAVTIHNS; the protein is encoded by the coding sequence ATGATGAATCCCACGGTGAGCGGTCCGAGCTTTCTGGCTCTTCAGGTACGAGACATCGATGCCGCTGCCGAGTTCTACGAGTCGAAGTTGGGCCTGGTTCGCGCCCCGCAATCCCCGCCAGGCGCGGTTGTGTTCGCGACGACGCCGGTTGCGTTCGCAGTCCGAAATCCACTGCCGGGTACCGACCTCGACAGTGGCCAGCCAGGTTTGGGCGTGGCGCTGTGGCTCGCGTGCGACGACGCGGAGGGTTTGCATGCCCGACTTGCGGCCGACGGCGTCAGTATCCTGACCGAACCGTTCGACGGCCCGTTCGGGCGAACTTTCGTCTTTCGCGATCCCGAGGGTTATGCCGTCACGATCCACAACAGTTGA